A window from Primulina eburnea isolate SZY01 chromosome 2, ASM2296580v1, whole genome shotgun sequence encodes these proteins:
- the LOC140824177 gene encoding uncharacterized protein, which translates to MRRFISNLAGKTKECSQLLKLKDSGEFKWEESHQRAFDVIKRYLSNPPVFMPPRYGMPLKLYISPPHESIGCLLVQNNQEGNEQAIYYLSRFLTPVETNFLSGRNGKWSLALAEFTLTYYPKKSIKGQAIADFLADHPSLDEFIGEHVGFPVCGVGVQPWELKFDGSSTETAAGAGIVITSPRGVKTALSFNLDFPCTKNQAEYEELVIGLEILKDLGARELLILGDSQLVLKQLSGELKCTSLSLAPYYTAASRLLDDFEEVSLVHAPRQENWEADKLAKVASGLKMSPELTHRLVLIQKKNHPSIQQRGIQVDTLNLDINLAGDWRDDMKMVLESTGRDIPNGLKMRALNYVLVEGDLYRKGLDGLLLR; encoded by the exons ATGAGGCGTTTTATTTCTAACCTTGCAGGGAAGACAAAAGAGTGTTCACAACTGTTGAAGCTCAAAGACAGCGGGGAGTTCAAATGGGAAGAGTCGCATCAGAGAGCTTTTGATGTGATCAAGAGATATTTATCTAATCCACCTGTTTTTATGCCTCCCAGGTATGGAATGCCCCTTAAATTATACATCTCTCCTCCTCATGAATCGATTGGATGCCTACTAGTTCAAAATAATCAGGAAGGAAATGAACAAGCCATCTACTATTTGAGTAGATTCCTTACTCCAGTAGAG ACAAACTTTCTCTCGGGGCGGAATGGTAAATGGTCTTTGGCATTGGCCGAGTTTACATTGACCTATTACCCCAAAAAGTCAATAAAAGGCCAAGCTATTGCCGATTTTTTAGCTGATCATCCTTCACTTGATGAGTTTATTGGAGAACATGTTGGATTTCCAGTTTGTGGAGTGGGGGTTCAACCTTGGGAGTTGAAGTTTGATGGATCAAGTACAGAAACAGCAGCTGGAGCTGGTATTGTGATCACCTCCCCAAGAGGTGTGAAAACCGCTTTATCCTTTAATTTGGATTTCCCATGCACCAAAAATCAAGCGGAATACGAAGAACTGGTAATTGGATTGGAAATTCTGAAAGATTTAGGGGCAAGAGAATTGTTAATATTAGGGGATTCTCAACTGGTACTCAAACAGCTGTCAGGGGAGCTCAAATGCACAAGTTTGTCCTTGGCTCCTTACTATACCGCGGCATCCCGACTTCTAGATGATTTCGAGGAAGTGTCATTAGTCCACGCCCCTAGACAAGAAAATTGGGAGGCAGACAAGTTGGCAAAGGTTGCTTCGGGATTGAAGATGTCTCCCGAACTTACACACAGGCTAgtgttgattcagaagaaaaaccACCCTTCAATTCAGCAAAGAGGGATTCAGGTAGACACGCTCAACTTGGATATAAACCTAGCTGGTGATTGGAGGGATGACATGAAAATGGTGCTAGAATCAACTGGGAGAGATATTCCAAATGGTTTAAAAATGAGAGCTCTTAATTACGTTTTAGTGGAGGGAGATTTGTACAGGAAAGGGTTAGATGGTTTGCTCCTCAGATGA